One Prevotella intermedia ATCC 25611 = DSM 20706 DNA window includes the following coding sequences:
- a CDS encoding DUF6080 domain-containing protein, whose protein sequence is MNAIVGFLTIKREERLPVGLFFVWQLLLQTLAIAKYVPLFTKPSSNYYKLFVDNYHLSGFDPLTYLVVSDWSLAYDVNRHPLLAFFYYPFSLLNQLLIHATGINFSVYIVAVALIFFSTYGFVLMLRIQRHIIGIASFDSAILAFILYSFSHILLSSIAPDHFVLSLFMLLLTLYIAGKQLQEQKEMSIWQTILLFLLTAGISLNNGLKVFLSNLFTRGKRFFTIKNIFLAIIFPAAAIFAIGEWQHEQFIADKVKASKVKKRNAIKAERKAMFAAFRDTTHIKDSTKQEQAFQKMWKAHRKEVLRAEAKQPQKAHSGKPVSNKRFLNWTDVSTSRTETIVENLFGESIQLHQKHTLEDVMKTRPVIVTYNWIANYVVEALIFLLFIVGIWCGRHVKFLWLCLSFAALDIILHIGLGFGINEVYIMTAHWIYVIPLSIAFFVHNTCGRTRQTLRILLVLLAIYLVVYNVSLLVQYLYF, encoded by the coding sequence ATGAACGCTATTGTAGGTTTTCTTACCATTAAAAGAGAAGAACGCCTACCTGTTGGCTTATTCTTCGTATGGCAATTACTTTTGCAAACACTTGCCATAGCGAAATATGTGCCATTATTCACGAAGCCATCAAGCAATTACTACAAGCTATTTGTCGATAATTACCATCTTTCAGGCTTCGATCCGCTTACCTATTTGGTTGTTTCCGATTGGTCGTTGGCCTACGACGTGAACCGTCACCCTTTACTGGCATTCTTCTATTACCCTTTTTCATTATTAAACCAACTGCTCATTCACGCAACAGGAATAAACTTTTCGGTTTATATTGTTGCAGTTGCTTTAATTTTCTTTTCTACCTATGGCTTTGTTCTTATGTTGAGAATACAACGCCATATTATAGGAATTGCTTCCTTTGATTCAGCAATTCTTGCTTTTATCCTTTATTCTTTTTCCCATATTTTATTATCGAGCATAGCCCCCGACCACTTTGTTTTGTCGTTGTTTATGCTTTTGCTAACGCTGTATATTGCAGGAAAACAACTGCAAGAACAGAAAGAAATGAGCATTTGGCAGACTATTCTATTGTTTCTGCTAACTGCTGGCATCTCATTGAATAACGGTTTAAAAGTTTTTCTATCCAATCTTTTCACACGAGGCAAACGATTTTTCACTATAAAAAATATCTTTTTGGCTATCATTTTCCCTGCTGCAGCCATCTTTGCAATAGGCGAATGGCAGCACGAACAGTTCATTGCAGATAAAGTTAAGGCAAGTAAGGTAAAGAAACGCAACGCTATCAAAGCTGAACGCAAGGCAATGTTCGCGGCATTTAGGGACACTACGCACATTAAAGATAGCACAAAGCAGGAGCAAGCCTTCCAAAAAATGTGGAAAGCACATCGCAAAGAAGTGCTTAGAGCAGAAGCCAAGCAACCTCAAAAGGCACATTCGGGCAAGCCTGTAAGCAACAAACGCTTCCTGAACTGGACCGATGTATCTACTTCCCGCACAGAAACAATCGTAGAAAATCTATTTGGCGAATCCATACAATTACACCAAAAACACACTTTGGAAGATGTGATGAAAACCCGTCCTGTAATTGTTACCTACAACTGGATAGCCAATTATGTAGTAGAAGCGTTGATATTCCTCCTTTTCATCGTAGGAATATGGTGCGGACGCCACGTTAAATTCTTGTGGCTATGCCTCTCTTTTGCCGCTTTGGATATAATATTGCACATCGGATTAGGCTTTGGCATCAACGAAGTCTATATTATGACAGCACATTGGATTTACGTCATTCCTCTTTCCATAGCATTTTTCGTTCACAATACTTGTGGCAGAACAAGACAAACGCTACGCATTCTTCTTGTTCTACTTGCAATATATCTCGTTGTTTATAATGTTTCACTGCTCGTTCAGTATCTGTATTTCTAA
- a CDS encoding decaprenyl-phosphate phosphoribosyltransferase, translating into MKEIIRLIRPHQWIKNLVVLFPIFFGKALGNIESLYEGCITMIAFSFIASSIYCLNDIVDVADDRRHPKKCNRPLASGKISIAQGYAIMSIMVILSMVSLLFLPQQRIETGGVIGFYWALNVAYCLYLKQHAIIDVCIVAFGFVLRIQAGGMATDIRLSKWIVLMTFLLMLFLSFAKRRDDVLRMNETGEAPRKNTIRYNLTFINQAITITASVTLVCYIMYTVSPETIANFHTENLYLTSVFVLLGLLRYIQIAVVDKKSGDPTKVILHDRFIQFIVLGFGLTFLIIIYFL; encoded by the coding sequence ATGAAGGAAATTATCAGGTTAATACGACCGCATCAGTGGATTAAGAATCTCGTTGTGCTGTTTCCCATCTTCTTTGGTAAGGCTTTGGGAAACATAGAATCGCTCTACGAAGGTTGCATCACGATGATTGCATTCTCGTTTATCGCTTCTTCTATCTACTGTCTGAACGATATTGTTGATGTAGCCGACGACCGTCGCCACCCTAAAAAGTGCAATCGTCCTTTGGCATCGGGCAAGATAAGCATCGCACAAGGTTATGCCATTATGAGCATAATGGTGATTTTATCGATGGTTTCGCTACTTTTTCTACCCCAACAGCGCATAGAAACGGGCGGAGTCATCGGCTTTTATTGGGCTTTGAACGTTGCCTACTGTTTGTATTTAAAGCAACACGCCATTATTGATGTTTGTATTGTGGCGTTTGGTTTCGTATTGCGCATTCAGGCAGGAGGTATGGCAACCGACATACGACTGAGCAAATGGATTGTGCTGATGACCTTCCTGCTTATGCTTTTCCTCTCGTTTGCCAAACGCCGCGACGATGTCTTGCGTATGAACGAAACAGGCGAAGCACCAAGAAAGAACACCATTCGCTACAATCTGACGTTCATTAATCAAGCCATTACCATAACGGCAAGTGTTACTTTGGTATGCTACATTATGTACACTGTAAGCCCTGAAACAATTGCGAACTTCCATACAGAGAACCTTTACTTAACAAGTGTCTTCGTTCTCTTGGGACTGCTGCGCTATATACAGATTGCCGTGGTGGACAAGAAAAGCGGCGACCCAACGAAAGTTATCCTCCACGACCGTTTCATACAGTTCATTGTATTGGGCTTTGGACTTACGTTCCTCATTATAATATATTTCTTGTAG
- a CDS encoding HAD-IB family phosphatase — protein sequence MKVYAFDFDGTLTKKDTFVEFIEFSKGFGKAFWGFFLFSPILVLMKLRLYPNWKAKQRVFSWFFKGMEIDEFNRLCKDFANEKQGIMRQSGLKTVRKALNEGDSVIIITASIENWVKPFFEEFGDKIRVEGTQIDVRLGTITGQFLTKNCYGKEKMKRLKSAFPYREAYELIAFGDSKGDRYLLKEADKSYYKPFRGRKNENYGEIVRFGIVGVLATALQYGIYLLLIKWIEPRISNTVGYLLSFIFNYIASTKFTFKVKSTAKKGAGFTFAHIINYGLQTIFLTLFLWLGLPKNIAMIPVFGICVPINFILVRLFLKRK from the coding sequence ATGAAAGTATATGCCTTCGACTTCGACGGAACACTGACGAAAAAGGATACATTCGTCGAGTTCATCGAATTTTCCAAAGGATTTGGGAAAGCTTTCTGGGGCTTCTTCCTATTTTCACCTATCCTTGTATTGATGAAACTACGACTTTACCCGAACTGGAAAGCTAAGCAACGTGTGTTCTCGTGGTTCTTCAAAGGAATGGAGATAGACGAGTTTAACAGACTTTGCAAAGATTTTGCAAACGAAAAACAAGGCATTATGCGGCAAAGTGGACTGAAAACGGTTCGCAAAGCATTGAACGAGGGAGATAGTGTAATTATCATTACCGCCAGCATAGAGAACTGGGTGAAACCGTTTTTTGAGGAATTTGGCGATAAAATCAGAGTGGAAGGAACACAGATAGACGTTCGATTAGGTACCATAACAGGTCAATTCCTTACAAAAAACTGCTATGGAAAAGAAAAGATGAAACGACTGAAAAGTGCCTTTCCATATAGAGAAGCTTACGAGTTGATAGCTTTTGGCGACAGTAAAGGCGACCGCTACTTACTGAAAGAAGCGGATAAAAGTTATTATAAGCCTTTTCGGGGGAGAAAGAACGAAAATTACGGTGAAATCGTTCGTTTTGGCATAGTGGGTGTTTTAGCTACTGCTCTCCAATATGGCATATATCTTTTATTGATAAAATGGATAGAACCACGAATTTCTAACACGGTGGGCTATCTTCTGAGCTTCATCTTTAACTATATCGCCTCAACCAAATTCACATTCAAAGTTAAATCCACAGCAAAAAAAGGAGCAGGTTTTACATTTGCACACATTATTAATTATGGACTACAAACGATTTTTCTAACCCTTTTCCTTTGGCTTGGGTTGCCTAAAAACATTGCAATGATACCTGTTTTTGGTATCTGTGTTCCCATAAACTTCATATTGGTGCGTTTGTTCCTAAAGCGGAAATAA
- a CDS encoding acyltransferase family protein, translating into MKRKEIELANISRFRGELMGLAILFVMLFHVGVPRTDMFFGLRRMGNIGVDMFFFLSGVGLWYSWTKNADAMQFLRKRLLRIYPAWLIVASLYYIPDFLSLAWVQHSGHSTNIIDLIGDIAINWDFWLHDELTFWYIPAAMMLYLVTPAYLSLIIKHPTYRWIPALMIAWCVVVQYVSPIHEAVGHIEIFWSRVPIYFIGLNFGAAVKEKRTLEGSSIWLILLTFAGMLAACIYLEQARHGRFPLFLERMLYIPLTITGILLLCIALDKWSGKRLHKALVFVGSISLEIYLLHNHFILIYIEQLGWHYWAKFLATLAIVLPFAWLLHKGVEKITMKIERS; encoded by the coding sequence ATGAAAAGAAAAGAAATAGAACTTGCAAACATTAGTCGGTTTCGTGGCGAACTGATGGGCTTGGCGATATTGTTCGTTATGCTTTTCCACGTTGGAGTGCCACGCACAGATATGTTCTTTGGTCTTCGGCGTATGGGAAACATCGGTGTCGATATGTTTTTCTTCCTTAGCGGTGTCGGACTTTGGTATTCGTGGACGAAAAATGCCGATGCTATGCAATTCCTTAGGAAACGACTCCTGCGCATTTATCCTGCGTGGCTTATCGTGGCATCGCTGTATTACATACCCGATTTCCTCTCTCTCGCTTGGGTACAGCACAGCGGACACAGTACAAATATCATCGATTTAATCGGAGATATTGCGATAAATTGGGATTTTTGGCTACACGACGAACTTACCTTTTGGTACATTCCTGCAGCCATGATGCTGTATTTGGTTACACCTGCTTACCTGTCGCTCATCATAAAGCACCCAACCTACCGATGGATTCCTGCACTTATGATAGCTTGGTGCGTAGTTGTACAGTACGTTTCGCCTATCCACGAGGCTGTTGGACACATCGAAATATTCTGGAGTCGTGTACCTATTTACTTCATCGGGCTGAACTTTGGAGCGGCAGTAAAAGAAAAAAGAACACTGGAAGGCAGTTCCATTTGGCTCATACTATTGACGTTTGCAGGTATGCTTGCAGCTTGTATCTATTTGGAACAGGCACGACACGGACGCTTTCCGCTATTCTTGGAACGTATGTTGTATATTCCGCTCACCATAACAGGCATATTGCTGCTTTGCATCGCATTAGACAAGTGGTCAGGCAAACGCCTACACAAAGCACTTGTATTCGTGGGCAGCATAAGTTTAGAGATATATTTGCTGCACAACCACTTCATACTTATCTACATCGAACAGCTTGGGTGGCACTATTGGGCAAAGTTTCTTGCAACGCTTGCAATAGTTTTACCCTTCGCATGGCTTCTACACAAAGGAGTGGAGAAGATAACAATGAAAATAGAAAGGAGTTAG
- a CDS encoding acyltransferase family protein, which translates to MDSNTNSSARKGIVDKMLNRTECNILRGIAIVGIVLHNYCHWLRPIVKENEYQFNQHNVDWFNNVMAHGFNERTFFHLLSFFGHYGVPIFLFLSAYGLVMKYEGAKTQSLPDSGSTNEPNALSFLRYHWLKLFRMMIVGFAAFVLVDAMTEGQHHYEVMDIVAQMGLFNNLLPNPDDIIWPGPYWFFGLMLQLYIVYRLFLYRKGWTRVVAFIAVCTIIELLCEPNGEPLNRWRYNFVGGMLPFGLGLLYAKYMRNVSLRIYGATFIVSLLLIRFGSNHFFTWLFVPMFVCSAGVSFVKLLSYWNTRYPKYTFGIAKTFDWLGVISAALFISHPITRKIIIPISRGGDYWTGLLLYIIASVCVAWLFKEIMRRVPSPKL; encoded by the coding sequence ATGGATAGTAACACTAACAGTTCTGCCCGCAAAGGCATAGTCGATAAGATGCTGAACCGCACGGAATGCAACATCTTGCGAGGCATTGCCATTGTCGGTATAGTGCTTCATAACTACTGCCATTGGCTTCGCCCTATCGTAAAAGAGAACGAATACCAATTCAACCAACACAATGTGGACTGGTTCAACAACGTTATGGCACACGGTTTCAACGAACGCACGTTTTTCCATCTGCTATCATTCTTTGGTCATTACGGCGTGCCCATTTTCCTTTTCCTATCAGCTTACGGCTTGGTAATGAAGTATGAAGGTGCAAAAACACAAAGCCTTCCCGACAGCGGCAGCACAAACGAGCCAAATGCGCTTAGCTTTTTGCGCTACCATTGGCTGAAACTCTTCCGTATGATGATAGTTGGCTTTGCAGCTTTCGTATTAGTCGATGCCATGACCGAGGGGCAACACCATTACGAAGTGATGGACATTGTGGCACAAATGGGTTTGTTCAACAACCTTCTGCCCAATCCCGACGATATTATATGGCCTGGTCCGTACTGGTTTTTTGGCTTAATGCTTCAGCTATACATCGTCTACCGCTTGTTTTTATACAGAAAAGGCTGGACACGAGTGGTGGCTTTCATTGCTGTTTGCACCATTATCGAACTGCTGTGCGAACCTAATGGCGAGCCATTAAACCGTTGGCGGTACAATTTTGTCGGTGGAATGTTGCCTTTTGGCTTGGGTTTGCTTTATGCAAAGTATATGCGGAACGTGTCTTTGCGCATTTATGGGGCAACGTTTATAGTCTCGCTACTCCTCATTCGGTTTGGCAGCAACCACTTTTTCACGTGGCTTTTCGTGCCTATGTTTGTGTGTTCGGCAGGTGTCAGCTTTGTCAAGCTGCTTTCGTATTGGAACACACGCTATCCCAAATACACTTTTGGAATAGCAAAAACTTTCGATTGGTTGGGCGTTATATCGGCAGCACTGTTTATCTCGCACCCCATTACACGAAAAATAATTATCCCTATATCGCGCGGTGGCGACTATTGGACGGGGCTTTTGCTCTACATCATTGCTTCCGTCTGCGTGGCGTGGTTGTTCAAGGAAATAATGAGGCGTGTGCCTTCACCAAAATTGTGA
- a CDS encoding DUF6080 domain-containing protein, translated as MSVLGIFAVKKEERLLAFAMLFVFLAFNALLISSHFGVYTMGAHGGFWSLFTKNFRMSGYDNWSWITISCMRVHFETIRHPLFLTLLYPLYWLNHWLINAVGINFAVFFMAIIIVFSAFYSVIFTYRILREVLELQRKDATLLTLFLFSFGHILVPAMVPDHFIISLMLLTMTLYIAGIRQKQGKFINAWQSFLLIFFTAGMAASNAGKTILAGLFTNGRKFFSFKYLTIGIILPLALLFGIQQMQYYQVEVPQEEVTKKIVSNKKKKQPGKFEAHTKKRNAWLHAHTGQAASSEGIGKLMDISTSRTETLIENFFGEPIQLHQEYLLKDVSWDRPIFVKYSWIVNYVVEALIVLLFLIGIVAGWRYKFMKMLLLWFACDFTLHIIMGFAINEVYIMTAGWAFIIPISIGYLLRILSRQSRFILRITLVLLTSWLWVYNGGQIIYYLIA; from the coding sequence ATGTCTGTACTTGGTATTTTTGCAGTAAAAAAAGAAGAACGTTTGTTAGCATTTGCTATGCTTTTTGTCTTCTTGGCTTTCAATGCACTGCTCATAAGTAGCCACTTTGGCGTCTATACAATGGGGGCACACGGAGGTTTTTGGTCGTTGTTTACCAAGAATTTCCGTATGTCTGGCTATGACAACTGGTCGTGGATAACCATCTCTTGTATGCGCGTCCACTTCGAAACCATTCGCCACCCACTGTTTCTAACGCTGCTTTACCCGCTATATTGGCTGAATCACTGGCTTATAAATGCTGTAGGCATCAACTTTGCAGTATTCTTTATGGCGATAATCATTGTCTTTTCAGCATTCTATTCTGTTATCTTCACCTATCGTATTCTGCGTGAAGTGCTTGAATTGCAACGAAAAGACGCCACGTTGCTCACACTTTTCCTATTCTCGTTTGGGCATATCCTGGTGCCAGCAATGGTTCCCGACCATTTTATAATATCGCTTATGCTACTTACAATGACCCTTTACATTGCAGGAATACGGCAAAAACAAGGTAAGTTCATCAATGCATGGCAATCTTTTCTCTTGATATTCTTTACCGCAGGAATGGCTGCTTCCAATGCAGGAAAGACTATCTTGGCAGGTCTTTTCACGAATGGAAGGAAGTTTTTCAGCTTTAAATACCTTACAATCGGCATCATTCTACCATTGGCTTTGCTATTTGGTATTCAGCAAATGCAGTACTACCAAGTAGAAGTTCCGCAAGAAGAAGTTACCAAAAAGATTGTAAGCAACAAGAAAAAGAAACAACCGGGAAAGTTTGAAGCCCATACCAAGAAGCGAAATGCGTGGCTACACGCTCATACGGGACAAGCAGCGAGCAGCGAAGGCATAGGAAAGCTAATGGATATATCTACTTCTCGCACGGAAACACTGATTGAAAACTTCTTCGGCGAGCCAATCCAGCTACATCAAGAATATCTTTTAAAAGACGTTTCGTGGGACCGTCCTATCTTTGTAAAGTATAGTTGGATTGTCAATTATGTTGTCGAAGCACTTATCGTATTGCTGTTTCTGATTGGAATAGTGGCGGGGTGGCGTTACAAATTCATGAAAATGCTTCTGTTATGGTTTGCCTGCGATTTCACATTACACATCATTATGGGGTTCGCAATTAATGAAGTGTATATCATGACAGCAGGTTGGGCTTTCATAATTCCCATTTCCATCGGCTATTTGCTGCGTATTCTTTCACGCCAATCACGTTTTATCTTGCGCATCACACTGGTTCTATTGACAAGTTGGCTATGGGTTTATAATGGCGGACAAATCATTTATTACCTTATTGCATGA